Proteins from one Danaus plexippus chromosome 18 unlocalized genomic scaffold, MEX_DaPlex mxdp_20, whole genome shotgun sequence genomic window:
- the LOC116773129 gene encoding uncharacterized protein LOC116773129, with protein sequence MYQFWFIFVLVSLTSGLRINFTNCQHPEWTCHNNAPSNITYVCPARSNDNIVHLKDFYTDHIHSLTIKNCRDLKVVLDCPILQRSSRLQKLAIKDCTRLEFISLSSSSLLQTPPEVYIENIKEIISLPRNMFKSPKTITETKCMGTSSLKCIHFANSKINTISSKAIHNISGCRSVEFDNVTINSIQSEGIEAILGNDNTLFEMTNTKVDGIDYRGITVQSATARLSFNSFGEVVAGVVNVTSDKLYIVGNSFRTIHGNGLVTNSIHTDITDNIIGTLKTNALSNIKCSKRRSTKKHMNFIRNTIERVEPYSLYLDYASCKTAGTQVVIRENKMDCKCRNIAYLNSQTNVEQNNLILNLSNNNTCLMTSCVLPVEVVKLLLESDMCHLNLDTRVMCLLYNDKHSNKNEVITDEDVTEPAPTFYLIRQANNLQEGSAAMTAIDKEDLLKDTHLNMTNRTTIKVVFDSSKDFVETLRSTSRTRNRPTEHSPPKDEYVSRCIGTQCRNTAAYNRQRALDFYKYVYAQLRSPRGTGSNENKT encoded by the exons ATGTACCAATTTTGGTTTATATTCGTCCTGGTCAGCTTAACTAGTGGGCTTAGGATCAACTTCACAAACTGCCAACACCCTGAATGGACGTGCCATAACAATGCACCGAGTAACATCACTTACGTGTGTCCGGCTAGGAGTAAT gaTAACATAGTTCATCTCAAAGATTTCTACACGGATCACATCCACAGTTTGACGATAAAGAACTGTAGGGATTTAAAGGTGGTTTTGGACTGCCCTATCCTACAAAGGTCATCCCGACTTCAAAAACTGGCTATAAAGGATTGCACGAGACTAGAATTCATATCCCTATCGAGTTCGTCCCTGCTACAAACACCACCAGAAGTTTACATTgagaatattaaagaaatcatatcTCTGCCCAGAAATATGTTCAAATCACCAAAAACTATCACAGAGACTAAATGCATGGGGACGtcatctttgaaatgcattcATTTTGCGAattccaaaataaatacaataagttCAAAGGCCATTCACAACATAAGCGGCTGTAGAAGTGTTGAGTTCGACAATGTCACTATCAATAGCATCCAAAGCGAAGGCATAGAGGCCATCTTGGGGAACGATAATACGCTATTTGAAATGACCAATACTAAAGTTGATGGTATTGATTACAGAGGTATAACAGTACAAAGTGCAACAGCTAGGCTATCGTTTAATAGCTTCGGTGAGGTCGTAGCGGGTGTGGTGAATGTTACGTccgataaattatatatagttggTAATTCTTTTAGAACAATACACGGCAATGGATTGGTGACGAACTCAATACACACAGATATAACGGACAACATAATAGGAACGCTGAAAACTAACGCGCTTAGCAACATCAAATGTTCCAAACGTCGTTCAACAAAAAAACACATGAATTTCATTAGGAACACCATCGAGCGGGTAGAACCTTACTCGCTGTACCTGGACTATGCCAGTTGCAAAACGGCTGGGACGCAGGTCGTTATAcgagaaaataaaatggactGCAAGTGTCGGAACATAGCGTATCTAAATTCACAGACGAATGTTGAGCAAAACAACTTAATCTTGAATCTGAGCAACAACAATACGTGTCTGATGACGTCATGCGTGCTGCCGGTCGAAGTTGTGAAGCTGTTATTAGAGAGCGACATGTGCCACTTGAATCTCGACACACGAGTGATGTGTCTGCTTTATAACGATAAGCATTCCAATAAAAACGAGGTGATTACGGACGAGGACGTCACAGAGCCGGCACCCACGTTTTACTTGATAAGACAAGCTAATAATCTACAAGAGGGTTCGGCGGCTATGACCGCCATCGATAAGGAGGATCTTTTGAAAGACACGCATTTAAACATGACGAATAGAACCACGATCAAAGTCGTGTTCGATTCCTCTAAAGATTTTGTGGAAACTCTCCGCAGTACGAGTAGGACCAGAAACAGGCCTACAGAGCACAGTCCGCCCAAAGATGAATACGTGTCCCGATGCATAGGAACTCAGTGCAGGAACACCGCCGCCTACAATAGACAGAGGGCGCTCGATTTTTACAAATACGTATACGCACAGTTACGTTCGCCGAGAGGGACCGGcagcaatgaaaataaaacttga